From the Desulfosporosinus sp. Sb-LF genome, the window CATCGTTGTGACGTTTGTATCCCGTGTGCCTATATAACGTCCATCCCGCAACACAGTAATCCGATCACTGATCTGGAATATTTCTTCCATACGATGGGAAATGTAGATCATTCCCACCCCTTGGGTTTTCAAATTTGCAATGAGCTGGAAGAGTTTTTCGATTTCTCGTTTAGTCAAAGCCGCCGTCGGTTCATCGAGAACCAGAATTTTTGCATGCATGGAAAGTGCTTTAGCGATTTCCACCATTTGCTGCTGTCCAACGGAAAGTTCCCCCACTAGAATATCCGGGTTCAAATCCATCCCAAGTTGCTGTAAATACTTCTTAGCTTCTGTACTCATTCGGTTCCAGTTGACGAATCCAGTCCTACCCCATTTGAACTCACGTCCTAAGAACATGTTTTCCGTTATAGATAAATCGGGGATCATGTTAAGTTCCTGATGAATGATAGCCACTCCCAAAGCTTGAGCATTTTTAGGTGAAGAAGCCACGGATTCTGTTCCGTGAATCTGAATAGAGCCTGCATCCTTACTATAAATTCCAGAAAGGATTTTCATCAGGGTCGATTTACCTGCTCCATTCTCTCCCATCAAGGCATGGACTTCCCCTTGGCGTAGCGAAAATTGAACATCCTCTAACACCTTGACTACACTGAAACTCTTGCTGATGCCCTCCATCGTCAAGAGATCCGCCATACCTGTATCCCTCCTTTAAATTCCTAGAAGATTACGCCAGCCACAAGTACGACATTGGCATAGGCAGTGAACTCGCCTGTGCGGATCACAGCCTTGGCCTGGTGAGTTAAGGCTTTCAACTCTTCATGCGTAATGCCCTCGATCTTAACATCGGGTAGAACTGCGATCAGTTCTTCCTTTTTGCTAGCACTTGCCGATCCCATTTCTTGAGCCACATAAGCCTTTTCCACACACATTTCCTGAAAAACTGTTCCAACCGTCTCAATGAACGACGGGACTCCTTCTTTCAAAGCCAAATCAATTCTTTTAACATGAGACGGGATCGGTAAACCTGCATCTGCTATCACGATAGTGTCCATATGCCCAAGCTCGCTAATCACGCGGGAAATATCACTGTTCAAAATGCCAATTTTCTTCATTTTTGGTCCCTCCAAAAAATTCTTCTACCTCATCCAACGTTGGCATCCCGCCCTGAGCTCCAAATTTAGTAACGGCAAGAGCCGAAACTTGAACTGCTAATTCGACGGCTTCCCGAATGGATTTCTTCTGCGCCAGAGCAAAGGCCAAACCAGCATTAAAGGCATCTCCCGCTCCCGTAGTATCCACTACGGGGACCTTATGACCCGAAACGTTAGCCAAGCTGCCACCCTTTTCTCTAAAAGCGACTCCTTCCGCTCCCAGAGTCGTAACACAACACGAAACTCCTAGATCCAGTAATCGCTCAATCCCTTGGGCAATCGAAGACTCTACAGACATTCCTGAGATCAAAGCCAGTTCGGAACGATTGGGGGTTAAATAATCCACCTTACTGAGTAGCCCCTGAGAAAGGTTTTGAGCTGGGGCTGGGTTAAGCATCACGGCCTTCCTATGTTTTCTTGCCAACTTCACCGCATACTCCACT encodes:
- the rbsD gene encoding D-ribose pyranase, encoding MKKIGILNSDISRVISELGHMDTIVIADAGLPIPSHVKRIDLALKEGVPSFIETVGTVFQEMCVEKAYVAQEMGSASASKKEELIAVLPDVKIEGITHEELKALTHQAKAVIRTGEFTAYANVVLVAGVIF
- the rbsK gene encoding ribokinase: MDLRPKIVVIGSLNMDLVVKALRAPGRGETVMGEEIHFIPGGKGANQAVGLARLGAETAMIGVVGSDAFGEDLMKALQKDGVNTSGVKVLPSEATGVASILLAEEDNSIVVVPGANARCLPEDLDRCEEKIAEADLVLLQLEIPLVTVEYAVKLARKHRKAVMLNPAPAQNLSQGLLSKVDYLTPNRSELALISGMSVESSIAQGIERLLDLGVSCCVTTLGAEGVAFREKGGSLANVSGHKVPVVDTTGAGDAFNAGLAFALAQKKSIREAVELAVQVSALAVTKFGAQGGMPTLDEVEEFFGGTKNEENWHFEQ